One Kwoniella dejecticola CBS 10117 chromosome 11, complete sequence DNA segment encodes these proteins:
- a CDS encoding histone H3 has protein sequence MARTKQTARKSTGGKAPRKQLATKAARKSTKAAGAGAGTSGGVKKPHRYRPGTVALREIRRYQKSTELLIRKLPFQRLVREIAQDFKTDLRFQSSAVLALQEASEAYLVSLFEDTNLAAIHAKRVTIQPKDLQLARRLRGERS, from the exons ATGGCCCGAACCAAGCAAACCGCTAGAAAGTCCACCGGAGGTAAAGCCCCTCGAAAGCAAC TCGCCACCAAGGCCGCTAGAAAGTCTACCAAGGCTGCCGGCGCCGGTGCTGGTACTTCCGGAGGTGTTAAGAAGCCCCACAGATACAGACCCGGTACCGTCGCTCTTCGAGAAATCAGAAGATacc AAAAATCTACTGAACTTCTTATCCGAAAGCTTCCTTTCCAAAGATTAGTCAGAGAAATCGCTCAAGACTTCAAGACCGACTTGCGATTCCAATCTTCCGCCGTCTTGGCTCTTCAAGAGGCTTCCGAGGCTTACCTCGTCTCTCTC TTCGAAGACACCAACTTGGCTGCCATCCACGCTAAGAGAGTCACCATCCAACCCAAGGATCTCCAACTCGCCCGAAGACTCCGAGGAGAGCGATCTTAA